A window of the Triplophysa rosa unplaced genomic scaffold, Trosa_1v2 scaffold373_ERROPOS61749, whole genome shotgun sequence genome harbors these coding sequences:
- the wrn gene encoding bifunctional 3'-5' exonuclease/ATP-dependent helicase WRN isoform X1, translated as MGDRNLPAWMNNKSHQDKHTLGAYKKNVLEDSLPYLEFSGTVVYSQETHDCSFLSEDLRSCLSCDSVVGFDVEWPPSFTKGKSRKVAVVQLCASEEKCYLFHISSMSGFPPGLKAFLEDESIVKVGVGIQGDKWKLLSDYDIKLKNVLELSDLANNTLRCSEKWSLDGLVKHLLKNQLYKDKQVRCSQWDDFSLTEEQKRYAATDAYAGFLIYNKLHVMMESERWTCSAAELKQRVYQMSGDLRDLADGFPEDVSCSSRAVKLLDDLAHTLQSLRSCLLKSDGAADDTGQKSDTQCVMSEDERQMLEMQARQEQMDEECILAFQTREQSAQNERDEDLDDEMMKCADDVEKENDGHKQSAAEDEDEDVEEDEEEVFDSDIPQAEQIKCLKMYFGHHNFKPVQWKVIQSVLEDRRDNLVVMATGYGKSLCFQFPPVYCQNISVVISPLIALMEDQVLHLQMSNIPACFLGSAQTRNLSEDVKRGQFRVVYMTPEFCSGNIPLLAQLHSTIGLSLIAVDEAHCISQWGHDFRSAYRDLGKLKKNLPEVPILALTATASPSIRDDIVKSLHLVNPIMTCTSFDRPNLYLDVSRKSADVIQDLKQFLIKKKGGGLELEGSTIVYCPSKKEAERVTAALCKLGISCGLYHAGLSIKRRRETQHQFMRDEIQCVVATVAFGMGINKSDIRKVIHYGAPKEMESYYQEIGRAGRDGLSSSCNVLWTSADMALNRFILNQSRSERFRDYKISMMAKMEKYLNSTKCRRKLILSHFEDKRLRKVTSGILGSDRCCDNCRSGVKEGDADGLQQDFGLCSYQLMKAIRIMEERFGITAPILFLRGSNSQRVPDRYRKHSHFGIGKDISECWWKALGRELIAEQYLMEATGHNKFATLCKLTQKGRSWLNDAENEKHRKLLLQPNRDLYSRVSVPRRTSHVAPVESNTSSKQSDFTQRSKVSSGVDSRHMMEKVGVSCRSSARQSLSSHTPVVKTQTPAVSPREIQLQSELYGKLVCERQKLASLKNIPPALLATNKILLDMAKIRPWTVSSLKQLDGVSEAKAAMLTPLIDIINTFCHTHTLQVDVSSSSVADVQSESSRDSVCRSLPDSVSVTHRLFQTEHKTLRQVADVRSVPLAVVESHLLQAQKMNCPIDTERAGLSPSIYNTITNIITSPPLSSDMSDFKAIRCRVSDDISNFLLRLAVCKLQREGLSSVRQDISWIEPLDKSRRAGDGVMEESHRESEVMDQSEDELFIDLPMPQEDMGSDSDGRLKSCDVTPHSSGMNLTSWNQDNLDQDTQDLFSDSPAETVSQPAKRKLPDWTEGPNTCVTAAAVKKSKKKKGLFI; from the exons aTCATGTTTGTCGTGTGATTCAGTGGTGGGCTTTGATGTGGAATGGCCGCCCAGCTTCACTAAAGGAAAGTCAAGGAAAGTGGCTGTGGTTCAGTTGTGTGCGTCAGAGGAGAAATGTTATCTGTTCCACATCTCCTCCATGTCAG GCTTTCCGCCCGGCCTGAAGGCCTTTCTGGAAGATGAGAGCATCGTGAAGGTCGGTGTGGGAATCCAGGGAGACAAGTGGAAGTTATTATCCGATTATGACATTAAACTGAAGAATGTGCTGGAGCTTTCTGATCTGGCCAATAATACT ttgAGATGCAGTGAGAAATGGAGTCTGGATGGGTTGGTGAAGCACTTGTTGAAGAATCAACTTTATAAAGACAAGCAGGTGCGCTGCAGTCAGTGGGACGACTTCAGTCTGACAGAAGAACAGAAGAGATATGCCGCCACAGACGCTTAC GCTGGATTCCTCATTTATAACAAACTACACGTCATGATGGAGTCTG AGCGCTGGACTTGTTCAGCCGCTGAGCTCAAGCAGAGAGTTTATCAGATGTCTGGTGATCTCCGGGATCTGGCCGATGGATTTCCAGAGGACGTGAGCTGCTCGAGCAG GGCTGTGAAGCTGTTGGATGATCTCGCTCACACTCTTCAGTCTCTGAGATCATGTTTGTTAAAGAGCGACGGAGCCGCCGATGACACGGGTCAGAAGTCTGACACACAGTGTGTGATGTCTGAGGATGAGCGACAGATGCTGGAGATGCAGGCCAGACAGGAGCAGATGGATGAGGAGTGTATCTTAGCGTTCCAG ACTCGAGAGCAGTCGGCCCAGAATGAGCGTGATGAAGATCTGGATGATGAAATGATGaag TGTGCTGATGACGTGGAGAAAGAGAACGACGGACACAAACAGTCTGCTGCTGAAGATGAAGATGAGGATGTTGAAGAAGATGAGGAGGAGGTGTTTg ATTCAGATATCCCACAAGCTGAACAGATCAAATgtctgaaaatgtattttggccATCACAACTTCAAACC GGTTCAGTGGAAAGTGATTCAGTCTGTTCTTGAGGACAGGAGGGATAATCTTGTTGTCATGGCAACTG gtTATGGCaagagtttgtgttttcagtttcCTCCGGTGTACTGTCAGAACATCAGTGTGGTGATTTCTCCTCTCATCGCTCTCATGGAGGATCAGGTGCTTCACTTACA aatgTCAAACATTCCCGCTTGTTTTCTTGGATCCGCTCAGACCAGAAATCTGTCTGAAGATGTGAAGAG GGGTCAGTTCAGAGTGGTGTACATGACACCTGAGTTTTGCTCTGGAAACATTCCTCTGCTCGCTCAGCTCCACAGCACCATCG gtttaTCTCTGATCGCTGTGGACGAGGCTCATTGTATCTCTCAGTGGGGTCATGACTTCAGAAGTGCGTATCGTGACCTGGGCAAACTCAAGAAAAATCTCCCAGAG GTTCCTATTTTGGCTCTGACGGCCACTGCGAGTCCATCTATCCGTGATGACATCGTGAAGAGTCTTCACCTGGTCAATCCCATCATGACCTGCACCTCGTTCGATCGGCCCAACCTCTATCTGGACGTCAGTCGCAAAAGTGCTGATGTTATTCAGGACCTCAAACAATTTCTCATTAAAAAGAAAGG ggGGGGGCTGGAGCTGGAGGGCTCTACCATCGTGTACTGTCCGTCTAAGAAAGAGGCGGAGCGTGTGACGGCGGCGCTGTGTAAGCTGGGCATCTCGTGTGGACTTTATCACGCTGGTCTGAGCATCAAACGGAGAAGAGAAACTCAACATCAGTTCATGAGAGACGAGATTCAG TGCGTGGTGGCCACGGTGGCGTTCGGGATGGGCATCAATAAGTCTGACATCAGGAAGGTGATTCATTACGGAGCTCCTAAAGAGATGGAGTCGTATTATCAGGAGATCGGGAGAGCCGGTCGAGACGGTCTGTCCAGCTCATGTAACGTCTTATGGACGTCTGCAGACATGGCACTGAACCG GTTCATTCTCAACCAGTCCAGAAGTGAACGCTTCAGAGATTATAAAATCAGCATGATGGCCAAAATGGAGAAATATCTCAATTCCACCAAATGCAGACGAAA GTtgattttgtctcattttgaaGACAAGCGTCTGAGGAAGGTGACGTCTGGCATTCTGGGTAGTGATCGGTGTTGTGATAACTGCAGGTCGGG tGTGAAGGAGGGTGATGCAGACGGGCTCCAGCAGGACTTCGGCTTGTGTTCGTATCAGCTGATGAAGGCCATCAGGATCATGGAGGAGAGGTTTGGCATCACAGCGCCCATTCTCTTCCTGCGGGGCTCA AACTCTCAGCGTGTACCCGATCGCTATCGTAAACATTCACACTTTGGCATTGGTAAGGACATCTCGGAGTGTTGGTGGAAAGCTCTCGGACGAGAACTCATAGCTGAACAATATCTGATGGAAGCTACGGGTCACAACAAATTCGCCACCCTCTGTAAACTCACACAGAAG GGCAGATCGTGGCTGAATGACGCTGAGAATGAGAAACACAGAAAACTTCTGCTGCAACCCAACAGAGATCTGTACAGCAGAGTGTCTGTACCGCG GAGGACGTCACACGTGGCACCGGTGGAGTCTAACACTTCCAGTAAACAGTCAGATTTCACACAG aggtcaaaggtcagttcTGGAGTGGACAGCCGTCACATGATGGAGAAAGTGGGCGTATCCTGCAG aTCATCAGCGAGACAGTCATTATCATCACACACTCCTGTTGTTAAAACTCAAACACCAGCCGTGTCTCCCAGAGAAATACAACTGCAG TCGGAGCTGTACGGTAAGCTGGTATGTGAGCGTCAGAAGTTAGCCAGTCTTAAAAACATCCCACCGGCTCTACTGGCCACCAATAAGATCCTGCTGGACATGGCCAAAATAAG GCCGTGGACAGTCAGCAGCTTAAAACAGCTGGATGGAGTTTCAGAAGCTAAAGCGGCCATGCTCACTCCTCTGATTGACATCATCAACActttctgtcacacacacacattacag GTGGATGTGTCCAGCAGTTCTGTTGCAGACGTCCAGTCAGAGTCCAGTCGTGATTCTGTGTGTCGGTCTCTACCCGACAGCGTCTCGGTCACACACAGACTCTTTCAGACGGAGCACAAGACTCTG AGGCAGGTGGCAGATGTTCGCTCTGTGCCCTTGGCTGTGGTGGAGTCTCATCTGTTACAGGCTCAGAAGATGAACTGTCCCATCGACACCGAGAGAGCTGGACTCTCACCGTCCATCTACAacaccatcacaaacatcatcaCATCTCCTCCACTCAGCTcag ACATGAGTGATTTTAAAGCCATCAGGTGTCGTGTCTCTGATGACATCAGCAACTTTCTGCTGAGACTGGCGGTGTGTAAACTCCAGAGAGAAGGTTTATCATCTGTACGTCAGGATATCAGCTGGATCGAGCCGTTG GATAAAAGCAGACGTGCAGGTGATGGTGTGATGGAGGAGTCACACCGAGAGTCAGAAGTCATGGATCAGAGTGAAGATGAGCTCTTTATTGATCTCCCAATGCCACAG GAGGATATGGGCTCCGACTCTGACGGGCGGCTCAAGTCATGTGACGTGACTCCCCACAGCAGCGGTATGAATTTAACCTCCTGGAATCAGGACAACCTGGACCAAGACACACAGGATCTCTTCAGTGATTCACCTGCTGAG ACGGTGAGTCAGCCAGCCAAGAGAAAACTGCCCGACTGGACCGAAGGACCAAACACTTGTGTAACCGCTGCTGCTgtaaagaaaagcaaaaagaaGAAAGGACTTTTCATTTGA
- the wrn gene encoding bifunctional 3'-5' exonuclease/ATP-dependent helicase WRN isoform X2 yields MSGFPPGLKAFLEDESIVKVGVGIQGDKWKLLSDYDIKLKNVLELSDLANNTLRCSEKWSLDGLVKHLLKNQLYKDKQVRCSQWDDFSLTEEQKRYAATDAYAGFLIYNKLHVMMESERWTCSAAELKQRVYQMSGDLRDLADGFPEDVSCSSRAVKLLDDLAHTLQSLRSCLLKSDGAADDTGQKSDTQCVMSEDERQMLEMQARQEQMDEECILAFQTREQSAQNERDEDLDDEMMKCADDVEKENDGHKQSAAEDEDEDVEEDEEEVFDSDIPQAEQIKCLKMYFGHHNFKPVQWKVIQSVLEDRRDNLVVMATGYGKSLCFQFPPVYCQNISVVISPLIALMEDQVLHLQMSNIPACFLGSAQTRNLSEDVKRGQFRVVYMTPEFCSGNIPLLAQLHSTIGLSLIAVDEAHCISQWGHDFRSAYRDLGKLKKNLPEVPILALTATASPSIRDDIVKSLHLVNPIMTCTSFDRPNLYLDVSRKSADVIQDLKQFLIKKKGGGLELEGSTIVYCPSKKEAERVTAALCKLGISCGLYHAGLSIKRRRETQHQFMRDEIQCVVATVAFGMGINKSDIRKVIHYGAPKEMESYYQEIGRAGRDGLSSSCNVLWTSADMALNRFILNQSRSERFRDYKISMMAKMEKYLNSTKCRRKLILSHFEDKRLRKVTSGILGSDRCCDNCRSGVKEGDADGLQQDFGLCSYQLMKAIRIMEERFGITAPILFLRGSNSQRVPDRYRKHSHFGIGKDISECWWKALGRELIAEQYLMEATGHNKFATLCKLTQKGRSWLNDAENEKHRKLLLQPNRDLYSRVSVPRRTSHVAPVESNTSSKQSDFTQRSKVSSGVDSRHMMEKVGVSCRSSARQSLSSHTPVVKTQTPAVSPREIQLQSELYGKLVCERQKLASLKNIPPALLATNKILLDMAKIRPWTVSSLKQLDGVSEAKAAMLTPLIDIINTFCHTHTLQVDVSSSSVADVQSESSRDSVCRSLPDSVSVTHRLFQTEHKTLRQVADVRSVPLAVVESHLLQAQKMNCPIDTERAGLSPSIYNTITNIITSPPLSSDMSDFKAIRCRVSDDISNFLLRLAVCKLQREGLSSVRQDISWIEPLDKSRRAGDGVMEESHRESEVMDQSEDELFIDLPMPQEDMGSDSDGRLKSCDVTPHSSGMNLTSWNQDNLDQDTQDLFSDSPAETVSQPAKRKLPDWTEGPNTCVTAAAVKKSKKKKGLFI; encoded by the exons ATGTCAG GCTTTCCGCCCGGCCTGAAGGCCTTTCTGGAAGATGAGAGCATCGTGAAGGTCGGTGTGGGAATCCAGGGAGACAAGTGGAAGTTATTATCCGATTATGACATTAAACTGAAGAATGTGCTGGAGCTTTCTGATCTGGCCAATAATACT ttgAGATGCAGTGAGAAATGGAGTCTGGATGGGTTGGTGAAGCACTTGTTGAAGAATCAACTTTATAAAGACAAGCAGGTGCGCTGCAGTCAGTGGGACGACTTCAGTCTGACAGAAGAACAGAAGAGATATGCCGCCACAGACGCTTAC GCTGGATTCCTCATTTATAACAAACTACACGTCATGATGGAGTCTG AGCGCTGGACTTGTTCAGCCGCTGAGCTCAAGCAGAGAGTTTATCAGATGTCTGGTGATCTCCGGGATCTGGCCGATGGATTTCCAGAGGACGTGAGCTGCTCGAGCAG GGCTGTGAAGCTGTTGGATGATCTCGCTCACACTCTTCAGTCTCTGAGATCATGTTTGTTAAAGAGCGACGGAGCCGCCGATGACACGGGTCAGAAGTCTGACACACAGTGTGTGATGTCTGAGGATGAGCGACAGATGCTGGAGATGCAGGCCAGACAGGAGCAGATGGATGAGGAGTGTATCTTAGCGTTCCAG ACTCGAGAGCAGTCGGCCCAGAATGAGCGTGATGAAGATCTGGATGATGAAATGATGaag TGTGCTGATGACGTGGAGAAAGAGAACGACGGACACAAACAGTCTGCTGCTGAAGATGAAGATGAGGATGTTGAAGAAGATGAGGAGGAGGTGTTTg ATTCAGATATCCCACAAGCTGAACAGATCAAATgtctgaaaatgtattttggccATCACAACTTCAAACC GGTTCAGTGGAAAGTGATTCAGTCTGTTCTTGAGGACAGGAGGGATAATCTTGTTGTCATGGCAACTG gtTATGGCaagagtttgtgttttcagtttcCTCCGGTGTACTGTCAGAACATCAGTGTGGTGATTTCTCCTCTCATCGCTCTCATGGAGGATCAGGTGCTTCACTTACA aatgTCAAACATTCCCGCTTGTTTTCTTGGATCCGCTCAGACCAGAAATCTGTCTGAAGATGTGAAGAG GGGTCAGTTCAGAGTGGTGTACATGACACCTGAGTTTTGCTCTGGAAACATTCCTCTGCTCGCTCAGCTCCACAGCACCATCG gtttaTCTCTGATCGCTGTGGACGAGGCTCATTGTATCTCTCAGTGGGGTCATGACTTCAGAAGTGCGTATCGTGACCTGGGCAAACTCAAGAAAAATCTCCCAGAG GTTCCTATTTTGGCTCTGACGGCCACTGCGAGTCCATCTATCCGTGATGACATCGTGAAGAGTCTTCACCTGGTCAATCCCATCATGACCTGCACCTCGTTCGATCGGCCCAACCTCTATCTGGACGTCAGTCGCAAAAGTGCTGATGTTATTCAGGACCTCAAACAATTTCTCATTAAAAAGAAAGG ggGGGGGCTGGAGCTGGAGGGCTCTACCATCGTGTACTGTCCGTCTAAGAAAGAGGCGGAGCGTGTGACGGCGGCGCTGTGTAAGCTGGGCATCTCGTGTGGACTTTATCACGCTGGTCTGAGCATCAAACGGAGAAGAGAAACTCAACATCAGTTCATGAGAGACGAGATTCAG TGCGTGGTGGCCACGGTGGCGTTCGGGATGGGCATCAATAAGTCTGACATCAGGAAGGTGATTCATTACGGAGCTCCTAAAGAGATGGAGTCGTATTATCAGGAGATCGGGAGAGCCGGTCGAGACGGTCTGTCCAGCTCATGTAACGTCTTATGGACGTCTGCAGACATGGCACTGAACCG GTTCATTCTCAACCAGTCCAGAAGTGAACGCTTCAGAGATTATAAAATCAGCATGATGGCCAAAATGGAGAAATATCTCAATTCCACCAAATGCAGACGAAA GTtgattttgtctcattttgaaGACAAGCGTCTGAGGAAGGTGACGTCTGGCATTCTGGGTAGTGATCGGTGTTGTGATAACTGCAGGTCGGG tGTGAAGGAGGGTGATGCAGACGGGCTCCAGCAGGACTTCGGCTTGTGTTCGTATCAGCTGATGAAGGCCATCAGGATCATGGAGGAGAGGTTTGGCATCACAGCGCCCATTCTCTTCCTGCGGGGCTCA AACTCTCAGCGTGTACCCGATCGCTATCGTAAACATTCACACTTTGGCATTGGTAAGGACATCTCGGAGTGTTGGTGGAAAGCTCTCGGACGAGAACTCATAGCTGAACAATATCTGATGGAAGCTACGGGTCACAACAAATTCGCCACCCTCTGTAAACTCACACAGAAG GGCAGATCGTGGCTGAATGACGCTGAGAATGAGAAACACAGAAAACTTCTGCTGCAACCCAACAGAGATCTGTACAGCAGAGTGTCTGTACCGCG GAGGACGTCACACGTGGCACCGGTGGAGTCTAACACTTCCAGTAAACAGTCAGATTTCACACAG aggtcaaaggtcagttcTGGAGTGGACAGCCGTCACATGATGGAGAAAGTGGGCGTATCCTGCAG aTCATCAGCGAGACAGTCATTATCATCACACACTCCTGTTGTTAAAACTCAAACACCAGCCGTGTCTCCCAGAGAAATACAACTGCAG TCGGAGCTGTACGGTAAGCTGGTATGTGAGCGTCAGAAGTTAGCCAGTCTTAAAAACATCCCACCGGCTCTACTGGCCACCAATAAGATCCTGCTGGACATGGCCAAAATAAG GCCGTGGACAGTCAGCAGCTTAAAACAGCTGGATGGAGTTTCAGAAGCTAAAGCGGCCATGCTCACTCCTCTGATTGACATCATCAACActttctgtcacacacacacattacag GTGGATGTGTCCAGCAGTTCTGTTGCAGACGTCCAGTCAGAGTCCAGTCGTGATTCTGTGTGTCGGTCTCTACCCGACAGCGTCTCGGTCACACACAGACTCTTTCAGACGGAGCACAAGACTCTG AGGCAGGTGGCAGATGTTCGCTCTGTGCCCTTGGCTGTGGTGGAGTCTCATCTGTTACAGGCTCAGAAGATGAACTGTCCCATCGACACCGAGAGAGCTGGACTCTCACCGTCCATCTACAacaccatcacaaacatcatcaCATCTCCTCCACTCAGCTcag ACATGAGTGATTTTAAAGCCATCAGGTGTCGTGTCTCTGATGACATCAGCAACTTTCTGCTGAGACTGGCGGTGTGTAAACTCCAGAGAGAAGGTTTATCATCTGTACGTCAGGATATCAGCTGGATCGAGCCGTTG GATAAAAGCAGACGTGCAGGTGATGGTGTGATGGAGGAGTCACACCGAGAGTCAGAAGTCATGGATCAGAGTGAAGATGAGCTCTTTATTGATCTCCCAATGCCACAG GAGGATATGGGCTCCGACTCTGACGGGCGGCTCAAGTCATGTGACGTGACTCCCCACAGCAGCGGTATGAATTTAACCTCCTGGAATCAGGACAACCTGGACCAAGACACACAGGATCTCTTCAGTGATTCACCTGCTGAG ACGGTGAGTCAGCCAGCCAAGAGAAAACTGCCCGACTGGACCGAAGGACCAAACACTTGTGTAACCGCTGCTGCTgtaaagaaaagcaaaaagaaGAAAGGACTTTTCATTTGA